Proteins from a genomic interval of Medicago truncatula cultivar Jemalong A17 chromosome 3, MtrunA17r5.0-ANR, whole genome shotgun sequence:
- the LOC25489303 gene encoding factor of DNA methylation 2, with translation MEKQDVDGFHNQTTVKLEENSDEMQSSDSEELHHHPLGWIAKAVKCFKEKLNAKTIELEKQENMKQNTKPEIQQLRVSLCMWKDLTEKDEGFSKKINAFLNLTEKKELLQDLEELNEKLELEIQQLKVSLSLLKDFRDEEDEDLLKEVDALRMDLSDKEELLEDLNDLNLTLIIKERRSNDELLDARKELICVIKEMSTSDKHIGVKRMGEINIEPFLAAMKKRFNARTAKNRAAKLCSSWEESIKDPNWHPFKVVLVDSDAHVVINEEDEKLNELKESIGEAVYDAVVVALKEMNEYNPSGGYPISELWNYSEKRRATLQEGIQFLANNQSNKRKRGRTQKGRPDAERGLLKCDEGEKHDA, from the exons ATGGAAAAACAAGATGTTGATGGATTCCACAATCAAACTACAGTAAAATTGGAAGAGAACAGTGATGAAATGCAAAGTTCTGATTCAGAAGAACTGCATCACCACCCTCTAGGATGGATTGCCAAAGCTGTAAAATGTTTTAAG GAAAAACTGAATGCTAAAACCATTGAGCTTGAGAAGCAAGAGAATATGAAACAAAATACGAAACCGGAGATTCAGCAACTAAGAGTATCATTGTGTATGTGGAAGGACTTAACGGAAAAAGATGAGGGGTTTTCGAAGAAGATAAATGCATTCTTGAATTTAACGGAAAAAAAAGAGTTACTTCAAGACTTAGAAGAACTGAACGAAAAGCTGGAATTGGAGATTCAGCAACTAAAAGTATCCCTTAGTCTCTTGAAGGACTTcagagatgaagaagatgaggaTCTTTTGAAAGAGGTAGATGCTTTGCGGATGGATTTAAGTGACAAAGAAGAGTTACTTGAAGACTTAAATGATTTGAACCTAACACTAATCATTAAGGAGCGTCGGAGTAATGATGAGTTGTTGGATGCTCGaaaagaattgatttgt GTCATTAAAGAAATGTCAACCAGTGACAAACATATTGGTGTAAAGAGAATGGGGGAAATCAATATAGAACCATTCCTTGCTGCTATGAAGAAAAGATTCAATGCGAGAACAGCTAAAAATAGAGCTGCAAAATTATGCTCTTCGTGGGAAGAGAGTATAAAGGACCCAAATTGGCATCCATttaaagttgttttggtggataGTGATGCACATGTG GTTAttaatgaagaagatgaaaagctGAATGAGCTGAAAGAAAGCATTGGTGAAGCAGTATACGATGCTGTGGTGGTAGCTTTGAAAGAGATGAATGAATATAATCCTAGTGGCGGATATCCAATCTCAGAATTATGGAACTATAGTGAGAAAAGGAGAGCAACATTGCAAGAAGGAATACAATTTCTCGccaacaaccaatcaaataaaCGCAAGAGGGGACGAACACAGAAAGGGCGACCAGATGCAGAAAGGGGGTTGTTGAAGTGTGATGAAGGGGAGAAACATGATGCATAA